From Paenibacillus graminis:
GCTTGCTCTTTACCGCCCCTTTCATATATCCGTCTTCGACGTTTCGTTGCATCGACTTCGAATTGGCTTCGAAAAACTCCTCTCGCTCAACTTTGGTCTTGGAGAAGATCATACCCTTTTTACCGAATATGACGCTGTGTCCGTCGTTCAGCTTTTGGAACATTTGCGTCAAAATGTCTTCCAGTTCCTTCTCGGAGGTATCGGCGCCAACTTTGGGCCGATACTCTTTGTACACCTCTTTCCAATTCACTTTGACGAGCGGAAAGAAACTGAAATTCTCTTCAAAGGATTGCCAGAATACTTCAAAATTTTGCACCGGATCATTGCTGAATCCGTTATACTTCACCTTGGGAAGATTATCGATCCGTTTGAGATGCTGCACGTACCCCAAGCCATCGGTCAAGCTGCCGTTAACGAAGCGGCCCATCGGAAAGCGCGGGGTATTAGATTGCTCCAGGGATTTGGTGTTGTCGTAAATTTCATTAATATAAATGTCGCCGTTGTTCTCGATATTTCCTTTCCCGAACGGTACCAAGCTGTCCTTGGTGTAGCTGTAGACCTTAACGGATTGGCCTTCTATTTCGAGTATATGGCCATACCCTTTCGATTGCCAAAGCTGGCGCTCGGTGGCTGCGGTTGCGGGGGGCGGCTGCTTCCGGTTCTCCTTCGCCTGGACATAGGTTCCCGACATGCTGAATGTCAGGAGGGTCAAGATGGCAATCAATACTTTCATTTTTGGTCCTCCTTCTGATCAAAAAATATAAAATTGGCTTTTCGAGGATAGTATAATACCCGAATTTGTCCTCAGTTTGAACGGAGGATTACAATTCGGGCTTTGTATCTTCGAGGGGAAGTATGATCGAGAAGGAGGTTCCTTTCCCCAATCTGCTGGACACTTCGATTTTTCCATGATGAAGATCGACAATCCGCTTCACGATGGAAAGACCGATTCCGTTGCCGCTAACATTGCGGTTTCTCGCTTTATCCACTTTGTAGAACGGTTTGAAAATTTGGCTGATTTCCTCCTCAGGTATGCCGATTCCATTGTCCGTCATTCGGACGACTGCGCTTTCGCCTTTCTTGAAGGACTCCACCATTATCTTTCCATGATCGGCGGTAAATTTGATGCAATTGCCAAGCAAGTTGTTCCACACCTGATTCATCCTGTCTTCATCCGCCACAATGGTTATCGATTCCAGCATTAGCTGCATATCCAGATTGCTGGCAGACCATTGCGGTTCCAGGCGAATGACAGCTTTGCGCAGTTGCTCGTCTAGACGAAACTTTTGCGGAGCAGGCTTTGCATGCTCGTGCTCCAGACTGGTCAATTCCAGCAGATCGTCGCACAGCCGGGACAGCCTGTCGCTCTCCTCATCGATAATATTCAGCATCTGCATACGGGTTTTCTCGTCCACGGACTTGATCTTCAGCACACGGGTATATCCTTTGATCGACGTTAGAGGAGATTGGATTTCGTGGGATACATCGGAAACAAACCGCCGACGGAGCATATCCAGCCTTCCCACTTCAGCCGCCATCGCGTTAAAGCTTAGGGTGAGCTGTCCAATTTCGTCGCGACGTTTAGTAGACAGGCCAACGTTAAAATCGCCCCTGGCCATTCTTTGCGTTGCATGCGTCAGCTTCTGCAGGGGCCTGACCATATACCGCGCAGCGATCAACACCAGAATACTTCCCAAACCGAGAGTAAACAGCTGCTGATACCGGGTCAAGGAATCGATTTCGTCGAGGACAAAACTGGTCTGGGTCGTAACCAACAAGACGTGCGGCGAACCGTTCAGCTCAAAAGGCAGGCCAACCGTAATCTCATCATCCTCGCTGGCCCCGTTGCGATAAATTTTGTTCTGCTTGAGCACTTGCTGCAGATACGGTTGATCCTTCTGCCGGTCTGGAGCAGCGCTCCCCGGGTTCAGCAGCGTTCCCGAGCTGTCATAAAACCGCACCTTATAAAAAGGCATAGAATTGCTTACTTCCACGAAAGCTTTCGCATCCTTCGGAGCCAATTTCTTATATAATTGAATGATCATTTGCGCATTGCCAATCATCTTCTCTTCCACGATCGCTTCGATATGGCCATTGTAGAAATAGCTTTGAACGAATAAAACCGAGAGCAGGCTGACTATGACGACCCCCAGAAACGTGAACACGACGCGGGCATAAAGCGATTTAATCATGATACGCCTCCAGACGGTAGCCCATACCGCGCATCGTTACGATGCGGAAATCTTTGGCATACTGCTCAAACTTATCGCGCAGACGTTTGACATGCGTGTCCACGGTGCGTTCATCCCCATTGTACGCGTAACCCCAGATGTCGCGGATCAGCATGTCGCGCGTAAAAATTTGCCCGGGATAACTGGCCAGTTTGTAAAGCAGCTCAAATTCTTTTAAAGGAAGAGCCCATTCCTCGTCCGTATCGGAAAAGTGAACCTGGTAGCTCGTTTTATCGAGAATGACTCGACCGAGCTTCACGATATGGGAGGTAGCGATCCGATACCTTTTGAGCAGCGCCTTGACCCGCATGACCATCTCCATCGGATCAAAAGGTTTGGTCAAATAATCGTCCGTCCCCAATCGAAAGCCTTTGACTTTGTCCAGCGATTCCTTCTTGGCCGTGACCATCAGCATCGGCTTGTCCCCGGCCTCCCTCAGCTTTCTGCACAGCTCCCAACCGTCCATGCCGGGCATCATAATATCCAAAATGATTAAATCGACGGAATGATGCAAGTAATAATCCCAGGCTTCGAGTCCATTCGTTTTC
This genomic window contains:
- a CDS encoding response regulator transcription factor is translated as MPTIMVVDDDVFVCELVGLLLRDEGMDVVEKTNGLEAWDYYLHHSVDLIILDIMMPGMDGWELCRKLREAGDKPMLMVTAKKESLDKVKGFRLGTDDYLTKPFDPMEMVMRVKALLKRYRIATSHIVKLGRVILDKTSYQVHFSDTDEEWALPLKEFELLYKLASYPGQIFTRDMLIRDIWGYAYNGDERTVDTHVKRLRDKFEQYAKDFRIVTMRGMGYRLEAYHD
- a CDS encoding sensor histidine kinase, with protein sequence MIKSLYARVVFTFLGVVIVSLLSVLFVQSYFYNGHIEAIVEEKMIGNAQMIIQLYKKLAPKDAKAFVEVSNSMPFYKVRFYDSSGTLLNPGSAAPDRQKDQPYLQQVLKQNKIYRNGASEDDEITVGLPFELNGSPHVLLVTTQTSFVLDEIDSLTRYQQLFTLGLGSILVLIAARYMVRPLQKLTHATQRMARGDFNVGLSTKRRDEIGQLTLSFNAMAAEVGRLDMLRRRFVSDVSHEIQSPLTSIKGYTRVLKIKSVDEKTRMQMLNIIDEESDRLSRLCDDLLELTSLEHEHAKPAPQKFRLDEQLRKAVIRLEPQWSASNLDMQLMLESITIVADEDRMNQVWNNLLGNCIKFTADHGKIMVESFKKGESAVVRMTDNGIGIPEEEISQIFKPFYKVDKARNRNVSGNGIGLSIVKRIVDLHHGKIEVSSRLGKGTSFSIILPLEDTKPEL
- a CDS encoding S41 family peptidase codes for the protein MKVLIAILTLLTFSMSGTYVQAKENRKQPPPATAATERQLWQSKGYGHILEIEGQSVKVYSYTKDSLVPFGKGNIENNGDIYINEIYDNTKSLEQSNTPRFPMGRFVNGSLTDGLGYVQHLKRIDNLPKVKYNGFSNDPVQNFEVFWQSFEENFSFFPLVKVNWKEVYKEYRPKVGADTSEKELEDILTQMFQKLNDGHSVIFGKKGMIFSKTKVEREEFFEANSKSMQRNVEDGYMKGAVKSKLDGRIVYGQTKSGGAYIKLIGFDESDPQKIDQALAEMVQDLANCRNFMIDMRFNEGGEDFFGLKIAGLFAEKRKLAYAKQVRTGGYEQFSKPTQVYIEPGAKQFSADNIVVLTSPLTVSAGETGTMALKALDKVTVIGEKTCGYFSDMLLRLLPNKQLFSLSNERYTSPDCTNYEQRGLPPDEKIMIKQADIDAGKDPVMNRALELLKKKP